From the Lolium rigidum isolate FL_2022 chromosome 2, APGP_CSIRO_Lrig_0.1, whole genome shotgun sequence genome, one window contains:
- the LOC124690255 gene encoding BTB/POZ and MATH domain-containing protein 1-like — MSAIASSKPSRSASAIVASTASGYHLLKIDGYTRTKGVRTGDKIKSRPFTVGGHKWHIDYHPNGFNSEDADYISLFLVLDDNVTTAVKAQQRFCFADEVKGQAPSLTSASINNYTSQKGWGWGTSTFIKRAELEKSNHLKDDSFTVRCDIVVIQEYRAEDFTPTAFVSVAPSDLHQHLGDLLKTEKGADVVFEVGGETFAAHRCVLAARSLVFSAELFGGMKEGNTAGVMRIDDMEAQVFKALLCFAYTDSLPKPEEEDVMYQHLLVAADRYNMDRLKSICEEKLCNYIDVGTVVTILALAEQHHCEGLKNACLHFLGTPANLRALLDSDGFDHLSRSCPSIMKKLIAMLAFT; from the coding sequence ATGTCGGCCATAGCCAGCAGCAAGCCGTCGCGGTCCGCCTCCGCTATTGTCGCGTCCACAGCGAGCGGGTACCACCTTCTTAAGATCGATGGCTACACCCGCACCAAGGGAGTCCGCACCGGAGATAAGATCAAGTCCCGCCCTTTCACCGTTGGAGGTCATAAATGGCACATCGATTACCATCCCAATGGCTTCAACTCAGAGGACGCCGACTACATATCTCTGTTCCTTGTTCTTGACGACAACGTCACCACGGCGGTGAAGGCACAACAGAGATTCTGCTTTGCCGACGAGGTGAAGGGCCAGGCTCCTTCACTGACATCAGCATCAATAAACAACTACACTAGTCAAAAGGGCTGGGGGTGGGGGACATCGACGTTCATCAAAAGGGCAGAGCTGGAGAAGTCAAATCATCTCAAGGATGACTCTTTCACTGTCAGGTGCGATATTGTTGTCATTCAAGAGTACCGTGCAGAGGATTTCACTCCTACAGCATTCGTTTCTGTGGCACCATCTGACCTGCACCAGCACCTTGGCGATCTCCTGAAGACTGAGAAGGGCGCCGATGTGGTTTTCGAGGTTGGTGGTGAGACATTCGCAGCCCACCGGTGTGTGCTTGCTGCCCGATCGCTAGTCTTCAGTGCGGAGCTCTTTGGCGGTATGAAGGAGGGCAACACCGCAGGTGTCATGCGCATAGATGACATGGAGGCACAGGTGTTCAAGGCATTGCTCTGTTTTGCGTACACCGACTCCTTACCAAAACCAGAAGAGGAAGATGTCATGTACCAGCATCTACTAGTTGCGGCCGACAGGTATAACATGGATAGGCTCAAGAGTATTTGTGAGGAAAAGCTGTGCAATTACATTGACGTGGGCACAGTAGTCACCATCCTGGCGCTAGCTGAGCAGCACCATTGCGAAGGACTAAAGAATGCATGCTTGCATTTTCTTGGCACCCCTGCAAACCTTAGGGCTTTGTTGGACAGCGATGGCTTCGATCATCTGAGCAGGAGCTGCCCTTCTATTATGAAGAAGCTGATTGCCATGTTGGCCTTCACTTAG
- the LOC124687554 gene encoding vacuolar-sorting protein BRO1-like, translated as MSQQLPPMLSVPEKKTAAAELFRDRHFFNSPFFTDLRDARACLSAPNPQTQPPSSSRALLLRYHRLLYSARDDPCAFDDNLAFTWHDAFRPNLKHTSALLRFEKAAVVFNVGAASSRIAAAVDRAAEGGVKAACGEFQRAAGAFRAVGEMMEGQEGTLDMSPEASAMLERLMLAQAQECCFERALAAGTSAAACSKVARQAALYYEEAYAALVIPPLQNHFDRSWLSHIQLKAAQFNAEACYRYAMELHEKTEIGEEIARLQVGINAVADAKRTARGAPAPLYDSVTRLEQDMNRSLERAVNENNRIYLMRIPAAKTLWPLPAASLVRSASTSEVLDAKTETGLQSS; from the exons ATGTCGCAGCAGCTGCCCCCGATGCTCTCcgtgccggagaagaagacggccGCCGCCGAGCTCTTCCGCGACCGCCACTTCTTCAACTCCCCCTTCTTCACCGATCTACGCGACGCCCGCGCGTGCCTCTCCGCCCCAAACCCCCAAACCCAGCCGCCCTCATCcagccgcgcgctcctcctccggtACCACCGCCTCCTCTACTCCGCGCGCGACGACCCCTGCGCCTTCGACGACAACCTAGCCTTCACCTGGCACGACGCCTTCCGGCCCAACCTCAAGCACACCTCCGCGCTCCTCCGGTTCGAGAAGGCCGCCGTCGTGTTCAACGTcggcgccgcctcctcgaggATCGCGGCGGCCGTGGACcgggcggcggagggcggggtCAAGGCGGCGTGCGGGGAGTTCCAGCGCGCCGCGGGGGCGTTCCGGGCGGTGGGGGAGATGATGGAGGGGCAGGAGGGGACGCTGGATATGAGCCCGGAGGCCTCGGCGATGCTGGAGCGGCTCATGCTCGCGCAGGCGCAGGAGTGCTGCTTCGAGCGCGCTCTCGCGGCCGGAACATCGGCGGCGGCGTGCTCCAAGGTGGCCAGGCAG GCTGCCTTGTACTACGAAGAAGCTTATGCTGCACTGGTTATCCCTCCGCTGCAGAACCACTTTGATAGATCATGGTTATCTCACATCCAGTTGAAGGCAGCTCAATTCAATGCAGAAGCTTGCTATAGGTATGCTATGGAACTGCACGAGAAGACAGAAATCGGCGAGGAGATAGCTCGGCTACAGGTTGGGATCAACGCAGTTGCTGATGCGAAGAGAACTGCCAGGGGAGCCCCTGCGCCCCTTTACGATTCTGTTACCAGGCTAGAGCAAGATATGAACCGGAGCCTGGAGAGGGCAGTGAACGAGAACAACCGCATCTACCTTATGCGGATCCCAGCAGCCAAAACGTTGTGGCCTTTGCCTGCAGCTTCGCTTGTCCGATCTGCTTCCACGAGTGAGGTCTTAGATGCGAAGACGGAAACTGGCCTTCAGTCCTCATAA